One segment of Rutidosis leptorrhynchoides isolate AG116_Rl617_1_P2 unplaced genomic scaffold, CSIRO_AGI_Rlap_v1 contig438, whole genome shotgun sequence DNA contains the following:
- the LOC139883702 gene encoding probable steroid-binding protein 3 translates to MEEFTAEKLSQYNGKNQPTPIYISVKGRVFDVTSGSSFYGPGGSYEMFAGKDASRALAKMSKNDEDISPNLDGLTEKEITVLNDWEKKFEAKYPVVGRYITC, encoded by the coding sequence ATGGAGGAATTTACAGCTGAGAAGCTAAGCCAGTACAACGGCAAGAACCAACCGACGCCGATATACATATCGGTGAAAGGCCGCGTGTTCGACGTGACATCCGGGAGCTCCTTCTACGGTCCAGGTGGGTCCTACGAGATGTTCGCCGGAAAAGACGCGAGCAGAGCTCTGGCGAAGATGAGCAAGAATGATGAAGACATCTCCCCTAATCTCGATGGCCTCACCGAGAAGGAGATCACCGTCCTTAATGATTGGGAGAAGAAGTTCGAAGCTAAGTACCCGGTTGTTGGCCGATATATCACTTGTTAG
- the LOC139883701 gene encoding uncharacterized protein, producing the protein MEKGKAVMGWGRRWAVEFTDNSTSNSSREIPDPPGFTRSTQDQDDSTVSRQKKDAESNWKSQKAWEVAQAPFKNLMMMGFMMWMAGSTVHLFSIGITFSALLQPLTALQGVGKVFEPYKDSRVDLNAPKLLFIALNLGGLALGVWKLNTLGLLPTHASDWVSSLSPAPEVEYSGGGIFHSANP; encoded by the exons ATGGAGAAAGGAAAAGCAGTGATGGGTTGGGGAAGAAGGTGGGCTGTTGAATTCACTGACAATTCAACTTCTAATTCTTCGCGCGAGATTCCTGATCCTCCTGGCTTCACTCGATCCACTCAGGATCAG GATGATTCCACTGTCAGCCGTCAGAAGAAGGACGCCGAATCTAATTGGAAATCTCag AAAGCCTGGGAAGTGGCACAGGCTCCTTTCAAGAATTTGATGATGATGGGTTTTATGATGTGGATGGCTGGGAGTACAGTGCATCTCTTTAGCATTGGTATTACATTCTCAGCTCTTCTTCAGCCATTAACTGCTCTTCAGGGTGTTGGGAAGG TTTTTGAGCCTTACAAGGACAGTAGAGTTGATCTGAATGCGCCTAAGTTGCTCTTCATCGCCCTTAACTTGGGTGGTTTAGCGCTTGGTGTTTGGAAG CTTAACACATTGGGACTTCTTCCAACACACGCATCAGATTGGGTTTCATCTTTGTCTCCTGCTCCG GAGGTTGAATATTCCGGTGGAGGTATCTTTCATTCTGCAAATCCTTAG
- the LOC139883711 gene encoding uncharacterized vacuolar membrane protein YML018C-like has protein sequence MGWRYQAGLALITTVVFIWVASAEITQRIFESYKQPFALTYLGVSMMVVYLPVAFFKDCVSGSSHHIPLRGNNNDLSEREEGLPLAPKLEDVDDVPLLENRYELTPQRIAMFSLYLAPIWFTTEYLSNSALANTSVASTTVLASMSSLFTLLFGALLGKDSINVAKVVAVFVSMAGVAMTTLGKTWAQDESLSESDIRWHTIIGDIFGLLSAVSYALFTVLLKKFAGSDEEKLHVEKVFGYIGLFTIVGLWWLVWPLSAVGIEPPFSFPQSISTAEVVVFNGFVGSVLSDYFWAVSVVWTTPLVATLGMSLTIPLAMVADMIIHGRHYSVIYIVGCIQVFAGFIIANVADKF, from the exons ATGGGTTGGAGATACCAGGCAGGATTAGCGTTGATTACCACTGTCGTCTTCATTTGGGTTGCCTCTGCCGAGATTACTCAG AGAATATTTGAAAGCTACAAACAGCCATTTGCTCTCACTTATCTGGGCGTGTCTATGATGGTCGTCTACCTACCTGTGGCATTTTTTAAAGATTGTGTCTCCGGCTCGTCTCATCATATTCCTTTAAGAGGCAATAACAATGATCTCAGTGAAAGAGAAGAAGGACTACCTTTGGCACCAAAATTGGAGGATGTAGATGATGTTCCCTTGCTTGAAAACAGATACGAACTTACTCCGCAAAGAATCGCCATGTTTAGTTTATATCTTGCTCCTATTTGGTTCACCACAGAG TATTTATCGAACTCTGCCCTAGCAAATACTAGTGTTGCAAGTACTACAGTCCTGGCTTCTATGTCGAGCCTCTTTACACTTCTCTTCGGAGCTCTTCTGGGTAAGGACTCTATCAATGTTGCAAAAGTGGTTGCTGTTTTTGTCAGCATGGCTGGTGTTGCCATGACAACTTTGGGTAAAACTTGGGCTCAAGACGAAAGTCTGAGTGAATCTGA TATTAGATGGCATACCATCATTGGGGACATTTTTGGACTTCTTTCAGCAGTTTCATATGCCTTATTTACCG TGTTGCTGAAGAAGTTTGCTGGTTCAGATGAAGAAAAGCTTCATGTTGAAAAAGTCTTCGGATACATTGGTCTATTCACCATAGTTGGCCTTTGGTGGCTTG TTTGGCCTCTTAGTGCTGTTGGCATTGAACCACCTTTCAGCTTTCCGCAATCTATATCTACTGCTGAAGTTGTAGTGTTCAATGGCTTCGTGGGGAGTGTTCTATCAGACTACTTTTG GGCCGTTTCCGTGGTTTGGACAACTCCTTTAGTCGCAACACTAGGCATGTCCTTAACAATTCCCTTGGCGATGGTAGCTGACATGATTATACATGGTCGGCATTACTCTGTTATCTACATTGTTGGATGCATTCAG GTTTTTGCAGGGTTTATAATAGCTAATGTCGCCGACAAATTTTGA